The Elusimicrobiota bacterium region TCACGACCCCCGGCGCCAAGGCCGAAGCCGGCTACGAGGCGGCGGTGCTCCTCAACGCCGGCGGCAGCCCCGCCGAGGCCGTCGCTCTCTGCAAGACCGTGGAGGCGAGCTGGCCTCAGGTCCGCTCGGCCAAGGCCGCGGCGAAGCTGCGCGCCCAGATCGAGATGCCGATGCTGTCCGTCACCGGGCGCTTCGCCCCGCCCCCCGGCAAAGACATCCTGCGCCTGTCCACGCGCAACCTCGAGCGCGTGCACGTCGCCCTTCACATCGTCGAGCCGGAGGAGATCGCCGAGCTCTCCCGCCGCCGGGGGGACGACTGGTCGGCCCTTCGCAGTCCCGACATGGAGCTGGTCAGATCCTTCCTCGCGACGCGAACCCCCGCCGCGCGCTACGCCGTCGACGTCAAGGCGCCCTCACCGTATCAGCAGGTCGAGACGCAGGCCGTCCCGCCGGCGCTGACGGCGGGGATCTATCTCGCGATCGCGAGCAACGACGCCCGGCCCAAGCCCGGCTCGTCCTTGATCTCCGCGGTGTTCGTGAACGTGACCGAGCTGTTCCTGCTCGGCTCGGCCGGGCCCAAGGGGCCCGAGCGCGATTTCATCTTCGACCCCGCGGAGCCTCGGGAGCGCACCGTCGCGGGCTTCCACCTGTACGCGCTCGACGCCGGCACCGGCGCGCCGGCGCGCGCCGCCCGCATCGACGCGTTCAAGCGCACGAACTGGGGCCAGGTCGAGCGGCTGTCTCTGACGACCGACGACGCCGGCGTGGCCGAGGTCCCCGCGACCGTGAGCCTGATCTACGGCGACGGCAGGAGCTTCTCCCTCGATCCGCTCGCCCGCTCCGGGCCCAGCCGCGCCTACTGGCAGAATCCTTCCCATTTCAACGTCGGCGTCCCCGCTCCGATCGAGATCCATCTGGAGACCGACCGCCCGATCTACCGCCCCGGCCAGACCGTGCGGGTCAAGACCACGGTCCTGCGCCGCCTGCCGCGCGGCTACAAGGTCTACGACGGCGCCTCGAAGCTGACGGTGCATCTCAACGACGCGAACGGCCAGGAGCTGTGCAAGGCCGAGCCGAAGCTCAACGCGATGGGCTCGGCGTCGGTCTCGTGCGCGATCCCGACCGGCCGCCTGCTCGGCCAGTACTCCGCGCAGGCGATGATCGGCGACTTCGAGCGGAATTTCTCCGGCCACCTGTCCTTCGCCGTCGAGGAGTACAAGCGGCCCGAGTTCGAGGTGAAGGTGGACGAGAGCACCGGCATCTGGCGCTACGGCCGCACGGTGTCGGTGGGGGGTGAAGCGAAGTATTATTTCGGCGGCGCCGTGCCGGACGCGCCGGTGACCTACCGGGTGACGCGTTCCGTGTACATCCCGTGGTTCTGCTGGTGGTGGCGGTGGCAGTGGTCCGGCCGCGGCCCGACCGAGGTGGCCACGGGCCAGGTCAAGACCGGCGCCGACGGTAAGTTCTCCTTCCCGTTCACGCCCCAGCCGTACGATCCCTCGGCGAAGAACGCGCCGCCCTCGCGGTTCACCGTGTCGGTCGAGTCGCGGGACCCCGGCGGCCGGACGATCACGGCCGAGCGCTCCTTCACCGCCGGCGACAAGTCCGTCCTCCTCTCCATCGAGCCCCCGGCGGGTTTCGCCCGCGCCGGCAAGCCTCACGCCGTCGGGCTCAAGCTCCTGAACCTCAACGAGAAGACGCAGGACGGGACCGGCTCCTATACGCTGTACCGCCTGACCCAGGATCCTCCCATGGACGGGGGCGACGCGCAGTGGGGAGGCCGCTTCGGGGAAAGCCAGCCGCTCGAACAGCTCTATAAGGACGTGCCGAACGGCCCCGAGGCCGCCGCAGGCAAGCTGCGCTTCTCCAAGGACAAGGCGATCTTCGCGGGGCTCCCTGGGCTCGCCGAGGGCGCCTATCGCCTCGTCGTGCGCGCCGACGACCCCGCGGGCGGGAGCGTCGAGCAGTCGGTCATCGTGCTCTCGGCGGGGAACGGGAAAACCGCCCTGCGCCTGCCCGCGGTCTCGCTCGCCGAGCAGGGGACCGTGCTCCGCGGCGAGACGGCGCGCCTGCTGATAGGGTCCGCCGGCCTGTCCAAGCTCATGATCGTCGAGATCTGGGGCGGTCCGTCCATGCTCGAACGCCGCGTGCTCAGCGGCGGGGGCGTGCAGATCCTCGAGGTCCCCGTGACCGACGATCACAAGGGCGGCTTCACCGTGCGCTGGTTCGGCGCCCAGGACTTCAAGATCCGCTCGGGGCAGGCCCGCGTGGAGGTTCCGTGGAAGGACCGGGAGCTGTTCGTGAAGCTCAAGCACGACGCGGTGATGAAGCCGGGCCAGAACGTGCGCTGGTCGCTGTCCGTGTCGGACCGCGACGGCAAGCCCGCGTCGGGAGAGGCGGCGGTGCGCGTGTACGACCGCTCGCTCGAGTACTATGCCGGCGCCGCCGGGGCCTGGACGGCCGGGTTGTACTCCGCGCGCTGGAACTACTCGCCCGCGCAGGGCTCGTTGTTCGTCCCGTACGGCCATCAGCTTCCCGTCGACGAGGGCTGGGTCAAGAAGATGATGGATCTTTACCACTCGGCGATCCGCGAGCCCATGGCGCCCGGCCTGCGCATCAACCGCAGCCGCGTCTACGGCGGACGCTTCTCGGGCATGAAGCTGTACGCTCCCGCCGCCGCGGCCGCGGGGGGCGCTTTCTCCCGCGCGGAGGAAAGCGCGGACATGATGGCTCAAAGCAAAAGCGTCGACGGGTCCCTCTCCGAAGCGGCCGCGGTGAGAGGCTCCGCGGGAGCGAGGCGGAAGAATGGGAATGAGAGGGAGCAGGATAAGAAGGAATCCGCCGGGAAGGCGCCCGAGCCGCCCGTCGCGGCGCGCAAGGACTTCTCCGAGACGGCGTACTTCGAGCCCCACCTGGCGGTGAAGAACGGAAAAGCCTTCTTCGCCTTCAAGGCCCCGGAGCGCCTGACGAGCTGGAAGACCAGCGCGGTGGTGCTGACGCGCGACGTCAAGCGCGGGACCGTGTCCGCCGAGTCGGTGACGCGCAAGGACCTGATGGTGCGCGTCGAGATGCCCCGCTTCTACCGCGAGGGCGACGAGGGGCTGCTGCAGGCCATCGTGCACAACGAGACGGGCGCGCCGATGTCGGGCGAGGTGACCTTGCTCGTCACCGAGGACGGCCAGGACGCGGCGGCCAAGCTCGGCCTGACCGGGACGGTCGTCCCGTTCACGGCGAAGCCGCACGGCATCGCGCCGCTGTCATGGACCGTGAAGGCTCCGCGCGGCATGACCACGTTCCAGGTCCGCGCGGTGGCCCGCGCCGGGACCTTGGCCGACGCCGAGGAGCGCGAGCTGCCGATCCTGCCGTCGCGCGAGCGCCTCATCGAGACGGCCTTCGCCGTGCTCGACGGCGAGACGCGCAAGGTCCTGGCCGTGCCGGCCTGGACCGAGCCCGATCCCACGCGCGAGCACGAGTCGGTCCACGTTCAGGTCGACCCGCAGCTGGCGCTGATCGTCCTGAACAGCCTGCCTTCCCTCATCCATTACCCGTACGAGTGCACCGAGCAGCTGCTCGACCGCTACGTGCCGCTGGCGATCGTCAACGCGTTCTACAAAAAGTATCCGGCGCTGGCCGTCGCGGCGAAGAAGATACCGAAGCGGAACACGGTCACCCCGGCCTGGGACCGCAGCGATCCGCGTCGCCTGACGCGCCTGATGGAGTCTCCATGGGAGGAAGCATCGAAGGGACGCAAGTCCGGCTGGCCGATCGTCGACATGTTCGACCCGAAGACGGTGGAGGTCGAGCTCGCGGACTCGCTGGGCAAGCTCAAGTCTTATCAGCTCGACGACGGGAGCTTCCCCTGGTTCCCCGGCGGGCGCTCGAGCCCGTACATGACCTTGCTCGTCCTCGCGGGCTTCGCGGAGGCCCAACGCTACGGCGTGACGCCCCCGGCCGAGGTGGTCTCGAGGGCCTTGGCGTACACCAACAACGAGATCCCGCGGCACCTCAAGCCCGAGGAAGGGGAGCTCTCCCTGATCCTGTACGCGGCGTACACCGTCACCTCGTTCCCAAAGACGATGCCCGGCGCCGAGCAGGGCTGGCGCTTCGCCAAGGTCTGGGCGGACTACGCCGACAAGCACACGGACGCGCTGACGCCGTTCGGCCGCGGCTACGCGGCCTACGTGTACTGGCGCCTCGGCGAGAAGGCGAAGGCGGACCTCTACCTCGCCCGCGCCCTCGACGGCGTGCGCACGGATCCCATCGCCGGGACCTATTGGGCGCCGGAGAAGATCTCCTGGCTGTGGTACAACGACACGGTCGAGAAGCACGCCTTCTTCCTGCGCACCTTGCTGACGATGAAGCCCAAGGACCCGCGCATCCCGGGGATGGTGCAGTGGCTGCTCTTCAACCGCAAGGGAAACGAGTGGAAGTCCACCAAGGCCTCGGCCGCGGCGATCTACTCCTTGCTCGACGTGCTGAAGTCGCGCGGCGCGCTCGACAAGGGCGACGGCTACAAGATCCAGTGGGGAAATGAAGTCGAGTCGGCCCAGGTACAGCCGTTCGACTGGCTGTCCCAGCCCCTGCGCTGGAGCCGCTCGGGGGCCGAGGTCAATGAGACGCACGGCAAGGCCGTCATCGACAAGACCGGCCCCGGCTTCGGCTTCGCCTCGTTGACCTGGATCTACAGCACCGACAAGCCGCCGAAGGCCTCGGGCCCGGGGATGATGGAGGTGGAGCGGACCTGCTTCCGCCGAGACAAGAGCGGAGACGGCTACAAGCTCGCGCCGCTGTCCTCCGGCGACGCCGTCGCCGTCGGCGACCAGATCGAGGTGCGCCTGACGGTCAAGACGCGCTCGCAGTTCGAGTACGTCCACCTCAAGGACCCGCGCGGCGCCGGGTTCGAGGGCGAGGAGCTGCGCTCGGGCTGGAAGTGGGACCTGCTCTCTCGCTACGAGGAGCCGCGCGACTCCTTGACGAACTTCTTCATCGACTGGCTGCCGCACGGCGAGTACAAGCTCGCCTACCGCGTCCGCCCGACGACGCCGGGGACCTACCGCATCGGCGCGGCCGTGCTCCAGTCGATGTACGCGCCCGAGATGACGGCCCACTCGGACGGGATGATCCTGAAGGTCCGCCCTTAAGCGCGGCCGACTGTTTCCGGAAACAGTTCAGGCCGGACTCGCGCCGGTGCGAGCCCGGCCTAGACCTTGAGGTGCTCTTCCTCGACCGAGGAGGCCCAGGCGCAGGCGAGGATCGCGGCGCCCAGCGCCGCGAAGGTCCAGGGAAGGGAGATCTTCGTGAGCAGCCCGACGACGGGCAGCACGAGGATGCCCATGAGCTGGCGGCCCATGCCCACGGTGGACAGGACCGTCGCGCGCTGGGCGCTTCCGATGTGCTTGTTCATGTAGTTCGAGATGAGCACCGAGCGCGACATGCCGAAGGCGGGGATCAGGACGAACAGCGCGCACGCGGCCCACGGGTTCGTCGCGAAGGGCAAGGCGAGGAACGCGAGCCCCGGGATGACCGCGCTCCAGGCCAGGTAGCGGCGCGTCCCGCCGAATAGGCTCTCGAGCCGTTCGTGGCCGCTCATGACGGCGATCTGGGACAAGGTCAGAGCCGCGGTGACGAAGCCGTAGACGCCGACCCCGACGCCGAGCTCCTTGAGGCGCGGCTGGAACAGCCAGATCGTCATGAAGGACAGCATCGAGATCGTGATCGAGTCGAACGCCAGGGCGCGCAGGGGCTTGTGCGAGGCGAAGTAGCGCACGCCGCGCGTCAGGACCTCGCGGTAGCCGGGCTTGGCGCCTTCTTCTCCCGTGGGGGGCTCTTGAAAGGAGAGGGACACGAACAGGGCGAGGGAGAAGGGGATGAGCATCGCGAGCAGCGGGGATTGCAGGCCCCAGCGCGCGGCCATCAGGCCGCCGAGCGGCGCGGCGAAGGCGATCGCGCCGATATCGAACGACGAGAGCAGCGAGAGCGCCCGCTTCGAGGAGCCCTCGTCGCCCGCGGCCTTGAGGCTGTCATAGACCATGGCCTCGTCCGCGCCGGAGGCGAGCGCGGCCGACGCGGCCCAGATGAACTCGGCGAGGAGGTAGCGCGGCAGGCCCTTGCCCGTGGCGTAGATCGCCGTCGCGATCAGCAGGCAGGCGCTCGCGCAGACGACCGAGGTCTTGCGGCCGAACTTGTCGGCGACGGCGCCGGTCGGCACCTCGAGCAGGAAGATCCAGAGGAAGAACCAGGCCTGGAGCAGGAGCATCTGCGGCAAGGTCAGCCCGCCCCAGTCGGTGAAGAAGGGCACGAGCACCCCGGCGAAGAAGTGCATGTGCGTCAGGGAGCGCCACAGGTACATGCGGCGCACGTTGCCGCGCCAAGCTTCGCGGCTCGTCACGCCAGCTTGACCTTGGCGGGGGAGACGCGCCGTTCCTTCTTGTGCATCTTCGTGCCGGTCACCAGCCGCAGGACGGTGGCGACGCCGTTTTGAACGGAAAAATGGCAGTCGAAATCGTGAAGGAAAAACCCAAGCTCCAACCCCTCCTTCGTTTGCGCTTTGTCGCGGGGGTTCCTCAAGTCTTGACTCAGTATGTCCGTCAGAACAGCACTCAATCCGTTGACGTTAAGCCGTTTCTCCGCCGCCTTGATGTCGTTCTTCGCGGCGGCGGACATTTCAACCCTCAACACCGGGAACGGGGCGTCTTTCACCCAGCCCGGCGACGCGTGCGGCACCGAGTCCCACTCCGGGATGTACGGCTTGACGTCGAGTATCGGCGTCCCGTCCACGAGGTCTATCCCCGCGAGATGCAAAGTCGCGCCCTCGATCCGCACGAGCCGCGCCAGCGACAGCCCGATCGGGCTCGGCCGGTGCGGCGACCTCGACGCGAACAGCCCGACGCTCTCGCCCTTCAGGCGCGGCGGATGGATCTTCGGCCGCACCGTCTTGTTCGTGTTGAGGTGGAAGTAGGAGATCAGCCAGACGTGGCTGAACCGCTCGAGGCCGGCGAGGGAGTGCTCGGGGAGGAACTCGCGCGCGATGGTCAAGGTCGCGGTCGCGCCGGGCACGAGGAGCGGCTGCCGCGGCGTGCCGAACTTCTCTCGGAAGCAGGAACGCAGCTTGCCGATGACGCGCAGGGGCTGGGCGGGCATGGGGCGGCTTACGAATCGACCTGTTCGAGGAGCTCGGCCTTGTCGTTGAAGACGAGGAAGGACGCCTTCTCGCCCGCGGCGACGGCGGCTTCCTTCCCGGCGTACGCGGCCTCCACGGCCTCGGGCTGCTTCTCGAAGTCGCCGAGCCAGCGCAGAAGGCCGCCGTGGTCGCGGCGGGCGGCGCGGAACCACTTCGGCTCGATGGGGCGCTCGGCGTACAGCGCGGCGACCTCCGGCGGGACGACGAGCGGGCTGACCTTCTTCAGCCAGCGCACGACGAGCCAGGCGAAGAACAGCGGGATGACGACCCAGTAGATGAGGGGAAAAAACATGGCGTTATCGGCTCAGCGAGAGGCGGCGAGGGGGGCGGGCTCGGGGAGCCCCGCTTCCTTGGCCGCGGCCTTCGCCTTGTCCATGTACATTTTAGCCGATGCGGGGGTGTGAGCGCGAGCCGCGAGCACCTGATAGATGTGCACGCGGAAGGCGGGCCAGCGCGCGCGCTGCTCGGCGAGGAAGGCGTCGAAGTAGGGGTTCGGGACGGAAACGTTCTTCTCGTACATCGCGGCGACGGACTTGAGGAAGCCGTCGAGGTCCGCGGCGGCGTCGGGGACCATCCACTGGTCGTGGCCGTTGTTGCGCGCGGCGGGGTCGCGCTCGAGCTCGGCCAAGCGGAACAGCATCTCCTGGAAGAAGGCCTCCTGCTCGGCCTCGAAGGTGAGCTTGAAGTAGCCGGGCGTCCACGGCGGCCGGCGTCCCTGGACGGCGTGGGTGAGCTCGTGCAGGACGGTGGAGCTCATCTCCCGGATCAACTGCCGCTGAAGCGCGGGGTCCTTGAGGAACTGCTCGACGGTCCAGCCCCGGCCGGTGACCTCGCCCTCGTTGAGATAGACCCCGTCGAAGAGATTCTCGTGCTGGCCGTAGGAATCGTCCTGGCGGGAGATGAAGAACGGGGGCAGGCGCAGGACGCCGCCGCGGTCGCGCAGCTTGTCCAGGACCTCGCGGCCGACGGGATTGGGGGCGAGGACCTTGAAGACCTCGTCCTCGACGGCGCCGCCCGAGATCCAGCGCGCCCGGGTCTGCTTCGCGGCGGGATCGTGCCTTTCGGTGTAGGCCTTGACGCGCTCCACGACGGGGCCGGTCGCCTGATAGGGGACGACGGCGGCGCCGAGGCCGAGGACGACGCCGAGGGCGACGACGGCGAGCTTGGCGCGGCGGCTGGGCGGGGGCTTGGCGGCGGTCTGCGGCGCCCGCTTCAGCTTGCGCCAGACGGCGAGGACGAGGGCGACGGGAAGGACGACCGCGAGCATGAGCGCGTCGGCGGCGACGGCGGCGTAGGCGAGCTTCAGCGCCGGCGCCGCGCCCCACAGCACGGGGACGGCGACGGCCGCCGTCGTCGTGAGGAACATCGCCTTGCCGAAGGCGTTCTGAAGGGGGTTCTTGTTCCGTCCGGCCTTGTACCGCTGCAGCAAAGTGCGGCGGGGCTGCGCGGCGGCCTCGGGCTGGACGGGCGGCTCGACGGAGGCCGCGGCCGAGCGCGTGACCGAGCCGTCGAAGATCGCGCCGGTCCCGGGCGCGATCTCGGGCGAGGCGGCGGAGCGCAGGGTCTCGAGCGGCGTCGCGGTCCGCGCCGGCGCGAGCGCGGGGAGCGTGGGGACGGCCGAGACGGGCCGGGCCGGGAGCGGGGCCGCGGCCGACGGGACCGGAGACGGGCCGAGGGACGCGAAGGCGGCCGGCGTCAGCGAGGCGCCGAGCGCGGGCGCGAGGAGGCCGGCGGCGGGCGCGACGAGGCCCGCGGGGACCGGGACGGGCGCCGCGGGGGCCGGCAGCGAGGCCCGGCCGAGCGCGGTCTGGGCCTGGGCGGGGACGGAGCCCAGGCCGAGCGCGAGCGCCAGGATCGACGACAGCAGCCGCTTCATACAGGGAGGATAGCGGCTTGCGGCCGTGAAGAGACGGTGCAAGGGGGCCGCGGAGGCCCGGGAGAAGGCCTAGCGCTTTTCGGGACTTTCGGCCCGCAACAGGCGCCGGAACAGCGCCTCGTACACGTCGAGGGAGACTTCCCAGGACGAGTCCTTGCTCATCGCGGCGCGGCGCGCCAGCGGAAAGGCCCGCGGATGATGATAGCCGGAGACGGCGTCGGCGATCGCGCGCGACAGGGAGATCGAGGCGACGGCGCGGATGATCAGGCCGTCCCCGTGGATCGGGTCGTCGCGCAGGTCCCGGACGGTGTCGGCCAGGCCGCCGACCATCGTGACGATCGGCAGGGCGCCGTAGCGCTGGGCGATGAGCTGCGACAGGCCGCAGGGCTCGAAACGCGAGGGCATGAGCAGGAAGTCGGCCGCGGCGAAGCCCATGCGCACGAACTTCTCGTCGAACGGGTACGACGCGACCTTCCCGGGGAACGCGAGCACGAGCGCGGCGCGCAGGGCCTCGGTCTGGGCGTCGCCGGCGCCCATGATCAGGAGCTGGCCGCCGAGGCGCACGACGTCGCGCGCGGAGTCGAAGATCATGTCGATGCCCTTCTGATGCGCCAGGCGCGAGGCGACGAGGAAGAGCGGGGAGCCGGGTTCGACGTCGAGCCCGAGGTTCGTCTGGATCGCGGCCTTGTTCGCGGCCTTGCCCTCGGCGACGCCGTCGATGTCGTAGTGGTGGGCGACGTCGGGGTCGGTCGCGGGGTCGTACAGCACGGGGTCGATGCCGTTGATGATGCCGTGCACGCCGTCGGGGCGGGCGCGCAGGGGGCCTTCGAGGCCCATGCCGAACAGGATGTTCTCGAGGATCTCCTTCGCGTAAGTGGGGCTGACGGTGGTCACCGCGTCGGCGTTCACGATGCCGGCCTTGAGATAGTTGGCGCCGCCGTGGTGCTCGAGGGCCGCGTCGTCGAAGCCGAGCTTGCCCGCCGTCGCGAGCGCGAAGGCGCCCTGGAAGGCGATGTTGTGGATGGTCAAAGTGGTCTTCGTGCCCGCGAAGAACGCGTCGTTCGCATAGACGGTCCTCAGGAAGGCGGGGATCAGGGCCGCGTGCCAGTCGTGCGCGGAGATGACGTCGGGCTTGATGTCGAGGGACTTCATCACCTCGAGCGCCGCGCGCGCGTAGAAGCCGAAGCGCTCGTCGGCGTCGTCGACGCCGGCCGCGTCGTAGGCCGAGAGGCCGAGCGCCGCGTGCTTGGCGGCGTACGGCCCGCCTTCGCGCTCGTAGAACTCGGGATGCTCGAGCAGGACGACGCGCACTCCGTCGCGCCGGCCGACGAGGACGTTCGCCGTCTCGACGCGGCCGCCGATCGGCACCGACACCGCGCCCGCCTTCCGCAGCTCGACGCCGGCCGTCTTGAGATCGCGGTACTTGGGCAGGACCATGGTCACGTCATGGCCGCGCGCGGCGAGGCCGCGGGACAGGGCGTCGACGACGTCGGCGAGGCCGCCGGTCTTGATGAAGGGCACCGCCTCGGAGCCGGCGATGAGGACCTTGAGCGCGCCGTCGAACATCGCGTCGGAGGCGCCCTTCTGATGTTCGGCGGAAACGGGCGCCGGCGCCGCGGCGGCGGGCGCGGAGGGCTTGTCCGGCGTCGCGGGGACGGCGGTCTTGAGAGCGGTCAGGGCGGCGGGGACGGGTTGAGCGGCGATCGCAACGGCGGCCGACACGGCGGGAACGACGGAGGGAGCGGGAGTGACGGCGCTCAGCGCGGAAGGCGACGGCAGCGAGGCATTCAGGGGCGAAGGAACATCGCCGATCGACGGCGCCGATAGGGATGAAGCGCCGGTGTTTCCAAGATGGATCCGGGGAACGACGGAGACGGCGTTGCCCCGCACCTGGGCGAAGGAAGGGACCGGAACGAGCAGGAGGGCGACCAACAGCCTTTTCATCCCTTCCATTATAAGGCGGGACGGCCGGACGGGATAAGAGCCCTTAGGCCTACCGTCCGGACCGGAGGGCCTACCGGCGGGGCGTCTCGAGGCCCTCGAGGGCGCGCAGCAGGTTCCCGGCGGTCGTGTAGCGCTTGTCCGGGTCCGGGTCGAGCGCTTTCCGGAAAATATCGTCGAGGCCGGGGGGCAAGCGCGCGTCGAGCTTGGACGGCGGCTCGTAGGCCTGCTTGAGCTTGTTCATCAGCAGTCCCGCTCCCATTCCGGCGAACGGCCGCCGTCCGGTGAGGAGCTCGTAAAGGCACAGCGCCATCGCGTAGACGTCGGACTCCTTGCGCGCCACGCCTTGCTCCTGCTCCGGCGCCATGTACTGCGGAGTGCCCACCGCCGAATTCGTCTTGGAATGGCGGCTCAGCGCCTCCTCCGTCAGGCGCGCGATGCCGAAATCCATGACCCTCACCCGCCCCTCGCCGTCCACCATGAGATTCGCGGGCTTCAGGTCGCGATGGATCACGCCGTGCCCCTGAGCGTAGTCCAGGGCCGACGCCACCCCGCGGAAAAGGTCCCGAGCTTTCTCGAAGGGGAGCTTTTTATCCCGCTCGATGACTTCGTGGAGGGTCCGTCCCGCGATGTGCTCGAAAATCAGGTAAACCTCCCCGTCCTGCTCGACGATGGTGTGGATCTCGACGATGTGGGGGTGCCGGAGCCTCGCCACCAGCTTCGCCTCGGCGATGAAGCGCGCGCGCTCCCGCGAATCCCACCGGATCTCCTCGCGCATCCGCTTGATGGCCACGACGCGGTCCAGGGAGCGGTCGCGGCCCAGGTAAACCACGCCCATGCCCCCCGCGCCGATCTCACGGCCCATTTCGAATTTCCCGTCCAAGAGTTCCGGAGTTTTTCGGAAGGCGGACAGCGGCGGGGGCGCCGGCTTCCGTTTCAAGCGGGCGCCCAGCATCAGCATCGTCGCGACCGCGGCTGCCAGGCCGGCGAGCATCAGCAGCGGGGGCGGTCCCGAGCGCGAGGGCTCGGCCGCCGGGACGGGCTGCGAGTCCGCCTTCTCTCCCGGGAACATGAAGATGATGTCGCTCTCCAAAGGCAGGCTGAGCGCGGAATCGAGCGCGGGGGCGAACTGGGGGTTCAATCTCGCGGCGGCGCGCAAGGAGGCGAGCGCCCCCTCGCGATCTTTCAGGCCGCCGAGGGCCCACGCGCGGTTGTAGTGAGCCATGGCGTCGCCCGGATCGGCCGCGACGGCGAGATCGGCCGCGGCGAGCGCCCCCCGGTAATCCTTCATGTAGTTCAGCGCGTTGGCTTTGGCGTCGAGCAAGAGGCCGTTGTCGGGGGCGAGCTTGAGTCCCGCCTCCGCCGCCGCCAGCGCCTCGGGATAATTCTTGAGGCGGATGTGGGCCATGGCCGCCAGCCCCATGGCCTCCGCGTTGCTCGGATTGAGCTCGACCGCCTTGCTCAGGAGCCGGACCGCCGCGTCGGCGTCGCCCAGGCCCATGCTGCGCCGGGCGTCGGCGACGAGGCCGTCGGAGCGGCGCAAGGAATCGAAGGGCGCGGTCCCGCCCGCGAGTCCATACGCGGCCGCTGGCGAGCCGCCCATGGACGCGGGTCCTCCCGGCGCGGCGCCGGCATCGACGACGGACGGGCCTCCG contains the following coding sequences:
- the tsaA gene encoding tRNA (N6-threonylcarbamoyladenosine(37)-N6)-methyltransferase TrmO — encoded protein: MPAQPLRVIGKLRSCFREKFGTPRQPLLVPGATATLTIAREFLPEHSLAGLERFSHVWLISYFHLNTNKTVRPKIHPPRLKGESVGLFASRSPHRPSPIGLSLARLVRIEGATLHLAGIDLVDGTPILDVKPYIPEWDSVPHASPGWVKDAPFPVLRVEMSAAAKNDIKAAEKRLNVNGLSAVLTDILSQDLRNPRDKAQTKEGLELGFFLHDFDCHFSVQNGVATVLRLVTGTKMHKKERRVSPAKVKLA
- a CDS encoding glycogen synthase is translated as MKRLLVALLLVPVPSFAQVRGNAVSVVPRIHLGNTGASSLSAPSIGDVPSPLNASLPSPSALSAVTPAPSVVPAVSAAVAIAAQPVPAALTALKTAVPATPDKPSAPAAAAPAPVSAEHQKGASDAMFDGALKVLIAGSEAVPFIKTGGLADVVDALSRGLAARGHDVTMVLPKYRDLKTAGVELRKAGAVSVPIGGRVETANVLVGRRDGVRVVLLEHPEFYEREGGPYAAKHAALGLSAYDAAGVDDADERFGFYARAALEVMKSLDIKPDVISAHDWHAALIPAFLRTVYANDAFFAGTKTTLTIHNIAFQGAFALATAGKLGFDDAALEHHGGANYLKAGIVNADAVTTVSPTYAKEILENILFGMGLEGPLRARPDGVHGIINGIDPVLYDPATDPDVAHHYDIDGVAEGKAANKAAIQTNLGLDVEPGSPLFLVASRLAHQKGIDMIFDSARDVVRLGGQLLIMGAGDAQTEALRAALVLAFPGKVASYPFDEKFVRMGFAAADFLLMPSRFEPCGLSQLIAQRYGALPIVTMVGGLADTVRDLRDDPIHGDGLIIRAVASISLSRAIADAVSGYHHPRAFPLARRAAMSKDSSWEVSLDVYEALFRRLLRAESPEKR
- a CDS encoding protein kinase, with product MILHIGLMAIALAGATPSAGQDETTTAEEQAQFDLLMKRRRERLGIPPAAAGIVVTPVPGSPVPATSAPQPSFAERERERATEFNKQFGDGAYEGITGFSDRCKYADGCNKLATADLIKGAYQFVDLQKDVEKKTLAPDSDDYRSRHSEIKSGLRTTMEGFRPRPGGRSAYERDFIKFSDPIVKKIFSPAELLRYAERNAAASDSAAFYTYLGQALNGAGPPGKARAAFDAALERDPSSDAALSGRAEARLRQGDYSGAVRDAVAALKINPRNDRAYATLKFSEGRVPGAAAEWTPPGGPSVVDAGAAPGGPASMGGSPAAAYGLAGGTAPFDSLRRSDGLVADARRSMGLGDADAAVRLLSKAVELNPSNAEAMGLAAMAHIRLKNYPEALAAAEAGLKLAPDNGLLLDAKANALNYMKDYRGALAAADLAVAADPGDAMAHYNRAWALGGLKDREGALASLRAAARLNPQFAPALDSALSLPLESDIIFMFPGEKADSQPVPAAEPSRSGPPPLLMLAGLAAAVATMLMLGARLKRKPAPPPLSAFRKTPELLDGKFEMGREIGAGGMGVVYLGRDRSLDRVVAIKRMREEIRWDSRERARFIAEAKLVARLRHPHIVEIHTIVEQDGEVYLIFEHIAGRTLHEVIERDKKLPFEKARDLFRGVASALDYAQGHGVIHRDLKPANLMVDGEGRVRVMDFGIARLTEEALSRHSKTNSAVGTPQYMAPEQEQGVARKESDVYAMALCLYELLTGRRPFAGMGAGLLMNKLKQAYEPPSKLDARLPPGLDDIFRKALDPDPDKRYTTAGNLLRALEGLETPRR